The genomic segment CCAAAATACATATTCCAAATGTACAAATTAAGATTAGGGCTGCTTGAAATTCTTTCAATGTCCCTTCCTTCACACATCCAAATatgccatacatttttttttatttcattgttaCACAGGGCAGCATGGTGGCAAAGACTTAGCACATAAGTTATAAGTTATTACAGTTCTAAGATCgaaggttcaattcccagtggaTTTTTACCTTCCAgtgcagagtttgcatgttcatcctgagcctatgtgggttttctctgggtgagaacatgcaaactccacatgatgaggaccaacctgggattgaacccacgaccccggAACTGCGAGGCCGAAACACTGCCGGGCCGCCTTTATTTTGTTACATTACAGATTTTTATATATTGaattagttaaaaaatgaatgaatattgctaATGGAATGCCTCAATTGCACTTCATGCTGAAATATGGAGGATAATAACTTAATGCATTCATTTGTGAACATTGAAAGTTTGATAATGATTTATCTGTGACTCTTACTTTCAATGACTGCTTCAAAGAAACTATATTGAGCCATGAATACACTGGCATTTATGACACTGCTTGATAATGAAGACCCAACTTTCAGGAAAATATAACTTCACCCTCTACTTCTGCTGTTCACCAAAGAGGATGTTTTAACTTCTACACAAGTCACAATGGCTATTGTTATTTATGTTGGATGGGCACtaggttttttgttttatagacAACTTGCGTCCTGTGTCTAGTTTGGTTGGTAGCAATGACTGAGCATGTGACTGTGAGACTGGAACAGAATTTTCATTAGATTAAATAGAATCTGTTGCGCTgtaagaacaaacaaaaaacatccagTATCAGCACGTGTCTTGACAACGCAAACATCTTTACAGATCTTTACTCTTATAAACTACCACATTCAGTCATGACTGTTTAAAAATAGACACTTGTCCAACCTGGATTATTTTCCATTAACTCGAGGGACAGAGTAGATAAATAGCCATTATAATTTATGTCGAATATTAAACAAACCAAACTAGCACAGgagagaaaaaactgaaaacaggAGAGAACAAATCACTCTTAAATGATTAAAAcccaaatatatattaatgtaataaaacattgtctttctatctatttaaatataattattattttaataataactaTTTAACACTTGCACACTATGTCACATTGACAGATTAAGAAAAACCATGTTGTACCCTCATCATGATGGGTCTAGGATTGCTGTGCCCTTGAGTGCTGATGTCATACTATTGTTACTCATCAGAGGGCAGTGAAATTTGGGATGTGGATAAAGTGATCCTTTATCTATACCACCACCAGGCTGCTCGCCCCTCCCTTTCTCTGACCTTGCAGCCTGCCTTTTCATTGCACTGCCTCACTGTGCAGTTCAGCAATTATCccagcaattcacacaaaagacacacacgcacacacacacacacacacaaacacacactctatTGTAACACACATTCTCAACATATTTTATCAGGTCCCCCGCACACAtaggcaaacacacacacatgagggAAAACCTCCGAGAGCCCCCCCACCCGCTGAACAGACTCATACACCAATGGGAGAGAGTGCTTTGTGTACTCACACTCTGGCTAGGCAGTGGGTGGAGGTGGATGGAGACAGAATGAGACAGTGGGACTGCGGAGTGAAGCCGGACCAGACACACAAGAAGAGATGCAGCTTATAAGGAAAGGACACTCAACACTGACAGAGGAGgctaaagaaagaaagaaaaagattgAGCAGGATAAGAATGGGATCGCAGAAATAGGAAGGGGAAGCCGGCCTGTCCTGTAGAGAGGAAGAGAGTGAATTGTTGTTCCAAAGGCACGAGGGGAACTGATGGGATGGCATTGATCCCAGGGAGCTGCCGCTTCTTGGGCCAGATGGCGTCTTGTTGCTGCAGACCGCTGCTCAACTCCTCCTGTTGCGGACCCCTCATCAAAATCTGCCTCTCCTCCTTCACAGGTCGGTCCCAACCCATTCGCCCCCCTTCTCTGTCATGAGTAGTAGTGGAGTACTATAGGTCTGTCTATGTGCAACATGGGTAACACAATAAGCCAAGAAGGTAACATTAAAAGGGCATTGTGTGTCTTTTTGCTTTAGAAGCATGTGTGTCTCTGCAAGTGTGACCTAAGTGGTTCTTTCAGTGCTTTTTTGTGTTGTAGGATGGAAGAGAATGGACCCTTGTCCTCTCCAACATCATGTCATGTATTGTGTGGTCAAGTTGTCTATTCTATTGTCTTTTGTAAAAGCTTTGCAGGATACCATAGCACTGACACAGCATGTTGAAAAGGGAAATTGCAGTCGTTACTGTACTTTATGTATGTCTGAAAAGTCGTGCTCTCCCTGGTCAGGTGCAAGTTGGCTGTGTGCATCTGAAGGATTTACTGACATTACCCGTGTGCTTTCAATGCCCCCATATCCCCTCAAGTACAAATCAAAGCCCCCTTACtaacattttgaatttattaCTATCTTTGCCAACCCCTCCTGCAGAGAACCAACTGTTTGTATAAAAGCTAAAGAATTTAAGTCCTCCAGCAATATATTCTGCTCTTTTTAAAGATATATCTCCTGCTGAGCTGGATGCCTTGTGGAGGGAACCACCATATACTCTGGGGGGGACCCACGAACACTTTCCAGGAAATTACATCATGACTGAAGGTAAGGTACTGCATATGGTTGAGCACCACCCacccatcttgtttttttttcgactTTTGCCTTATGTTGCATGAAGAAGCATTTATGGGGTTCTAATCAGCCTAAATATTGACAATTAGTCTACTAACGTGTTTTACTGGTTTGTCATATGACTTCCTGTACAGTGATAGCGATAACCTTTGTTATGGCTGACTTTTAAAAGATAGAATGGTTCGGAATTGCAGAACACTTTGAACACTACTCTTGATGGACCTTGAGATAGCCTTTATTGCATTTCATTATCAGATAGTTTTCTTAAAATAGGCCTCTGAAACAAAGGCTACCATGGATAAGAATATACATAGAAAATATTAGAAgagttttttgttacttttataCCCTGAAATAGAAATGAATCCGTCATTGCTGATTTTGCAGCTTTATAATCTTGGGGTTACAATGTCGTTTGCCATTCTTGACATGTCTttctaatgttgtttttgttgactaTGTCACTTTGCTTTAACCAAAACTGTTGATTTGGAAACATATTTTTACGTGTATGTTTAAAATGTCAGGTGGAGGTGAGGATGAGGATGGCCTCGTGGTGGAGTCAGATGAAGGAGCGCTGGATGTTGAAAACTACTGGAAGCAGAAAGAGGCCTTTCATAAAGGAAGTCGGGTGACACTGGGCGAGAAATGCTCTTCAGGTATTGTATTCTTATGTAGTTACATGTTTAGCACCACTGCTGGTTAATGCTTGCTTtggtgaatatatatattttttgttacacTTTaagattcatgtttttttcagaaagtGGTATGTAGAAACCTGTACTACATTCAAACCAATGAATGGCTCTTAAGTCTTGTATGGACATTTTGACTTACTCAGCATTTCCTTCATGATCACACCCTGCAATTTTTGcttttcaaaatggatttaaGTGGTCACATAGAAAATCCAGTCAGCAGTCTAATAGCTTTGTTATTCCTCTAGGGACGATGATTGTTCTTACTAAGCAACTCTCTCATTGTAATGTGAGCTACCATATGAAAATCTTTAATGAACTTTTGAAAGTTGTCCTCTTGTTTTGTTGATTGATTTAATCAatccccttttaaaaaaaacaattttaacattATATATCCTGTCTagaaattgtgctttttttcactGGACGTCGACGCTCCAGTGAGGACCCTGACCGGGCACTGCAGGAGGCCCTGCGGACTCGACTCAGAGTAGTGGAGAGTAACAGCAAAGATGTCATCCAGTTGTTTAAGGTGAGTATTATGAAGACATTATGGAATATAAATGTTGAATGAGCAGTTCTTTCTACTTGCAGGACCTGTCTGCACGTCTGGTGTCTGTCCATGCAGAGAAAGACAGTTTTGTGCTCACTTTTAAAACTGCTGAAGAAATTTGGAAGTTTTCAACTTATCTATCTTTAGGTACATGTTCTTTGAGTGTAATTTATCATATTTACGATTTTCGTTTTAATGGAATTGAATTTGGAATCAACTCCCCTTGCTTTTTGTCTCAGTCTGGTTTTGTATTTACATTAATTACATTGTTTTGATGGCAGGTTTTGTAGCACGCTGCTTGGAGAACTTCCTGTGTGATCAATCCTTCTGGTTGGAGCCAAAATTGCTCAGCGATTTGGAGATTAAAGTAACAGTTGATGAAGATCATCTAGCTACCCTCTTCCTTGAACTTATACTTCAGGAAGGTAGTaaatataatcatatttttttcagtgggaTATCTTTAGCTTGCATGACCCAAATAAATACAACCAAATCTTTGCAAACATTTACAGAACGTCTGAATGTATATCTAATATTCTCTATATATAGTAACTCTTTGTGTCTGCCAAACTGAGTCATGAGATTTACTCTAACCTAATGGAGTCCACTTAAGATACCCATCATCCGGTTCTAATGGAATCAGTGTATAGCTGTGTTACTAATCTTATAGGTCTGTAAAGGGATTTTATTGATGAGCAGCCGGATTTCagaatgttgtgtttttgtgttgaatAAAGACATGCAATAATGGATCAACATTATTACAGGATCTTTCTTTGCAAAGGCGCTGTACACAAGAATtgaagaagatgatgaagatcagctgtctttcaaaaaaaatgatcttttgATGGTGAAGGACACTGGACAGGAGGACATGTGGGAGGGTACAATGCTCTCCACTGGACAGCACGGCCTGGTGCCAGTCAATGCCACTCAACCACTTCCTTATCCTTTCTACCAGTAAGATTTTCTTCATCAGATTTTTATTTAGCCCATACCTACCACAATGCTTTGATTCTGTGCACAAACAAGTGGTTTATCCATTGTCTCCTTTTGACTAGGTGGTTCCTGAGGAATTATCCAGGATATGCAGGCTGCTCAACAACAGAAAATGAAGCATTTGAACACCCTCTTGGTATGCAGTCGTGTACACACAGCAATCTTATGTCATGCTAATTTTCttcattaatctttttttatcaaacatCCCAGTGACAGGTTCATGTGTAGCGGTGGTCGACTACAATCCAACAGTTCAAGACGAACTCCAGCTAAGCCAAGGGGATATCGTAGAAATTCAGGGTCTACTCGTTCGAGGTGTTGGTGTCTTTGTAGGAAAACACGTTTCCACTGGTCTGACTGGTTTCGTCAACAAAGCCCACGTTAAGCCTCTGGATGCTAAGTCCCTGTAAAttgatttaattaaattcaaattaataggTCTGATTTTTAATCTGCTTCATTTCCATTGTGAATCACTTCAACTGTAATATATCACACATTAgctgctttgtttttctttcctctttatTGTTAATTACATAGCATAACTGCACTCTGGGATGAGAATTCTtcctatgttttattttttgcacagAGAAAGACATTTGGTCTTTTTGACCGAAGAAGAGCGAGCAACCCTGGCTCAGACAAGCCCAGTCAGCTCCGAGCCATGTGAAAGCACCCTACTGGAAAGGCTCTTCTCATCTGACATCAGCTTTGTGTACAGGCTAGGTAAAGCTCAAAAGCTCTCTAATTAGATAGCCAGTAGATTTAATTTGCTGTCTATCATTCTTTGCAATAAATGAGGCAGCTTGCTTACACCAAATGTCCACACGTCTTTACAGACAGGCTGGACGAGTCTGACTTCATGTACATCAGAAACAGGCCCAAACGAGGTAGACCGTTTGTCTTTTATATTTACCTAAATTTATTGAATGATGCAAAACTTGTTATTTTCGCCTCTTATATTTTGGCAATTTCCCTTCTCAGATCACAAGATCCCTGCAAGTGCTCGTCAGAGTGCCATGTCAGAGAAAAGCGGTGGTACCCCCCCATACCACTCGTCCCCCCGTGTGTCAGTCTATCAGTCTAACAGTACACTGGTACAGGACGTAGAGTGCCTTTCCTTCAATTTAGATGACACGTTCAAGGAACTTAGTGAATTCCAGGAAGAGCCCCCTCTCTTCTTGGAGGAGAGCAGTTGGGAGGGGGACGAGTCTGAAATCGGGGACCCAACGTTGACCCTGCTAAACCATGACCACTTCAAGgtcagaaaaaaattgtaattgagTCATTCAATGTTTATTTAGCTCCAGACGGAAcccgtttgtgtatttttaaacatactTTATACAtagaataatgttttttttttggatttgatttgcttgcaattaattatttaaagtgTAAGCATCCATAACAGAAGATGTTGTTTGCatgtttatgatttttctctaggAAGACTTCCTGCCTCTGTATGACCTCCAATGTTCCTTCCTGTGGGTGACCTTTAGTGGGAAGGGCGAGAGTGAACTCTCAGTACAGCTTGAGAGTGTAAGGGAGTGTGCAAAGAGGATGGGCATGCGCTGGGCACATAGACGAGCTTGCTTCCTCTTGGGAAGACTCTGTGCCAGGAAGTTGAAGCTATCCCAGGTAATTGATATTATTTACAGTGCTGTCAAGTCATTCCACTTTTAAATGATGTAAATCATATGAAATCCATAGTTAATTCGCATTTGAAcagataaatacaataaatatgatGTTTAACTTTTAAATCCACCTCTTAACACACCTGTAACCATTGTTATTTATACATGTTCTCTCTTAAATCCAGGCTCGTGTGTACTATGAAGAAGCTCTCAGTGTTTGTGTGAACAGTTTCAATGACACTCCGCTGTTCAACGCTCTCCTCACCAATCTCACAGCCATCTACCTGAAGCAACGTATGTCAGACAAGTTGCCCAACACACTGGAAAAGGCCTGTGCCATGCTCCTCTGTCTCCCCAACCATACCTACACATCCTCAGATGAAATTGAGCCACTGAAGCTGCTTCTAAGGAGAGCCATGGTAACGGGGGATAAGAATCTGGAGGCCCGTGTATGCTACCTTATTTCTAGCCTTTTCTTACTCCTAAGGAAACCTGATGATGCTCTTCCCTTTGTGGAGCGCCTACAGTTCCTCTCATCAACTCTCTCAGCCAATGACGGGCTCGCTGTAGCACCCCTGGACCTTAACTGGCTCTTAAGCCTGCTCTATCATCGGAAATATATGCCTTATTTGGTGCTGGCTTCTCTGAGCCTTGACTCTAGACAAGACCACTCGCTCCAGGATGCCTTTCAGAGGATTGAGAGATTTATTAGGAACTCGGCTCGCCTTAACCCATTCTGGAAGGAGGGAACCTCTCTGCTTCCAGCCCAGATCGTTGTTTACCTCCTGCAGGCACTGACTATAGCTGAGAAAAATGGGGACTTAAAGATCCAGAGAGACCTGTGTTTGGGCTTGGCCTCAGTTTACCAGCAATATGCTGCCCTAGATAAGGCTGTGTGCTGTGCTCAACGAGCAGTGGAGACGGGGGGCTTCATCAATGAGGAGGAAGGCTTTGAGGCCTCTGTGCTGCTTGGCTGGCTGCTGGTTTTAACAGGCCAGGCCGAAAAGGCTCTGAGTATCCTACAGCCACAGCTGGTATCACGTCAGGTAAAGAAAAACACAGTATTTATTTCCTCACTTTTTGCCCGGTCCAAtgaaatgttgtgtttttatgttttcaacTACTGTGCAGGGATCAGATAACTCCACTCAAAGAGGCGTCATTCACAATCTCTTGGCTTTGTGTCTGAGGCAGCGGGGCTGCATATCAGAGGCGGGCTGGCAACTTCACTCAGCCTTGGTGATAGCGCGGGAAAGTGGAAACCAGAGGAATCAAGCCCTGGCACTTGCCAACCTAGGCTGTCTGGCACTGGATGCAGGGGCATGTGTACTGGGAGAACATTTCCTGGTCAGGTCAGAGTCGCTCCTTATTTCAGACTACAGTGGTACCATTACTTACGGACGTTTCTGTATATGAAATATTCAAGTCACGAAATTCCTCAATGGGAAAATTTGGGAAACCATCACCTGAAAATGTTAATTAACTTGTAGCATCCTGTATTTTATGTTAAAGTTGGCTTGATAGAGTAGGTCTCCCATTGGTAATCATCCAACCCGAAAGCCTTGGAGTTTAGTGGACAGTATTGGGTACGGTGcaactctacttatgaaaattTCATATAACGATACcactttaaaataatgaatttcaCAAGTGGAGGTACTGCTGTGCTTAATAATGCTATAGATGAATTCATGACTTACTTGCCTGGCATTTAACCTGATCTATAATCTGAGTGCTTCACACATTTATATTGTTATTCCAGATCCTTAAAACTATTCCGGGAACTTCGGGAGAGCCCCACAGATGAGGAGCATGTGCAGACGTTCCTTTGGTTGGGGAGGAGCTACAAAAGTAGAGGGAAGAGTCACCAAGTCAGGATCTGTTATGAAATGGGATTTCTGATTGCCCTGCAAGCTCGAAACTTGCCCAGTAAGTGAATTTGTCAATGAACTGAACCATGACCAAACCTTACATTTGTTAAATGAGGTTGATAAATAGATTTGCTGTCTTCACGGTACAGGTCAGTTGGTGGTAGCAAAAGTGTTGAGTCGGCTGTATTCCGACATGCTGCTTTACGGTCAAAGCATTGTCTATTATGAACACTGTGTGTCAGTGGCCCGGGAGCTAAAAGACAAGAGACTTGAGGGGGAATACCTTGAAATTTTAAGCAGCCTTTACCTCACACTAAATACTGAAAAGTGAGTACAATTCTGTTTACGGTTTTCAGAACATTTCTTTTATGATTAGGCCCGAAAACAGCTATGAAACATGTGCTACAGGTCATCTCGTAAATCTCTCGACTACACTAAGCAAAGCCTGAGGATTTCTATTGATTTGGGCAAGAGAGAGGAAGAGTCGGAGACCTGGTTGCAGGTGGGAAGGATCTATTATCTTATCCAGGAGGATGAACTGGCTGATATGTACCTGCAGGTGAGTAGAGAAAACAGGGTAATTTATTGAATAATGTCCTCAAAATTGTCTCTTTGTGCGTGTAgcgtttagaaaaaaataatttcaatttatAAAAACACTGCATTACCATTGAAACAATAACTGCTGAGCAAGCATCACAAACAGCAGCTAACATTTAACGTTTTAAGGAACAGCTGTCACTAGCAAGGTTTTATTTCTGGTCGAGACTACAgagatacaaaaacaaaagaatcatatatcatttatttttgcataaaaaggttgaaaaaactgaataatataATTACATTACCCATTTGCAGCCAATAGACACATACaattaacacatttttcattaaacCCATGCTTGTTGCTTACAATTTTATCAGCGTATGTCTTATCTTTTAACAATACAAGCCCGTCCTATAAACCTGAAACCTGATCGACAGGCAGCAGTCAAGACAGCTTTAAGAATGAATGACCCTCGTTTTTCGATGAGCATATATGAAGAAGCAGGAGATGTCTACTTTAAAGGACACAGGAACAGGATGGCCTCAGTCCCTTTCTACAGGGTAACAAGAATGTATTCGTGATTTTGGAAATTCTGATGTTTCTGACAGCATGGAGTTGTTCATTTGTTTTGGTTACAGGATGGCAGTCTACCGTTTTCCCGAAGTGCAAAGGACATCCATTCAGAGTTCCGCTTGTTAAGTAAACTAACTGAGCTGCTAATGGGCCATGGGGAGCAGGAAGAGGCTCTGCAATACGCTACTCTAGCTGTTGAAATAGCAAACAAAACAGGTATTGGCAAGGCCACTGAGCTGAACGCTGACCTTTACAGATTCATTGCCGcatcttttattgtttttgcagACGTGCACATGAATGAGAGGACTGCTTACCACCGACTGGCGACAATATACTATGGGCTCCAACAATATGAGATGGCTGAGAACTACTATCTCAAGTCTTTGTCTTTCTGTCCGCCTGTCATGCAGCACCCAATGGAAGCTCGCTACTACACTCGGGTCTACTGCAGGCTTGGCAATCTCACCCTGCACAAATTCAAGGTAAAAGAGTGTGACGCTGTgcaagtattattattattatctttgaTAAACTGTCATTCAAGGGTTTTTACATTTTCGAATGACTGaagcagacttttttttcttttgatgccATGCATTGTACCCCAGGATTCTTATGATGCATTGGGTTATTTCCACCTGGCTCTGGCAGCTGCTTTGGAAGATCAAGCAAATCCTGACGCTCTTTTCGTAGTGTACATGAAGTTGGCGGAGATTCACAGCAACCACGTACCTGACGATCACCTATGTAAGCTCTATGGAGAT from the Stigmatopora nigra isolate UIUO_SnigA chromosome 14, RoL_Snig_1.1, whole genome shotgun sequence genome contains:
- the sh3tc2 gene encoding SH3 domain and tetratricopeptide repeat-containing protein 2 isoform X1 produces the protein MALIPGSCRFLGQMASCCCRPLLNSSCCGPLIKICLSSFTDISPAELDALWREPPYTLGGTHEHFPGNYIMTEGGGEDEDGLVVESDEGALDVENYWKQKEAFHKGSRVTLGEKCSSEIVLFFTGRRRSSEDPDRALQEALRTRLRVVESNSKDVIQLFKDLSARLVSVHAEKDSFVLTFKTAEEIWKFSTYLSLGFVARCLENFLCDQSFWLEPKLLSDLEIKVTVDEDHLATLFLELILQEGSFFAKALYTRIEEDDEDQLSFKKNDLLMVKDTGQEDMWEGTMLSTGQHGLVPVNATQPLPYPFYQWFLRNYPGYAGCSTTENEAFEHPLVTGSCVAVVDYNPTVQDELQLSQGDIVEIQGLLVRGVGVFVGKHVSTGLTGFVNKAHVKPLDAKSLERHLVFLTEEERATLAQTSPVSSEPCESTLLERLFSSDISFVYRLDRLDESDFMYIRNRPKRDHKIPASARQSAMSEKSGGTPPYHSSPRVSVYQSNSTLVQDVECLSFNLDDTFKELSEFQEEPPLFLEESSWEGDESEIGDPTLTLLNHDHFKEDFLPLYDLQCSFLWVTFSGKGESELSVQLESVRECAKRMGMRWAHRRACFLLGRLCARKLKLSQARVYYEEALSVCVNSFNDTPLFNALLTNLTAIYLKQRMSDKLPNTLEKACAMLLCLPNHTYTSSDEIEPLKLLLRRAMVTGDKNLEARVCYLISSLFLLLRKPDDALPFVERLQFLSSTLSANDGLAVAPLDLNWLLSLLYHRKYMPYLVLASLSLDSRQDHSLQDAFQRIERFIRNSARLNPFWKEGTSLLPAQIVVYLLQALTIAEKNGDLKIQRDLCLGLASVYQQYAALDKAVCCAQRAVETGGFINEEEGFEASVLLGWLLVLTGQAEKALSILQPQLVSRQGSDNSTQRGVIHNLLALCLRQRGCISEAGWQLHSALVIARESGNQRNQALALANLGCLALDAGACVLGEHFLVRSLKLFRELRESPTDEEHVQTFLWLGRSYKSRGKSHQVRICYEMGFLIALQARNLPSQLVVAKVLSRLYSDMLLYGQSIVYYEHCVSVARELKDKRLEGEYLEILSSLYLTLNTEKSSRKSLDYTKQSLRISIDLGKREEESETWLQVGRIYYLIQEDELADMYLQAAVKTALRMNDPRFSMSIYEEAGDVYFKGHRNRMASVPFYRDGSLPFSRSAKDIHSEFRLLSKLTELLMGHGEQEEALQYATLAVEIANKTDVHMNERTAYHRLATIYYGLQQYEMAENYYLKSLSFCPPVMQHPMEARYYTRVYCRLGNLTLHKFKDSYDALGYFHLALAAALEDQANPDALFVVYMKLAEIHSNHVPDDHLCKLYGDRARSLKKVLSGVAKSDGNEEIGKDSIKDDDSDPFRTTCRTQVDTHRDTEIPGEVEKWRQDKDILSSSVTNNQMCDVPPLTLSQSYSESILTESFDTAREHMSDSCSSTDTVQTQPKPINGKDLTSSDISLQPEKKTVMDLRLDREEFILLDSSGDPPTS
- the sh3tc2 gene encoding SH3 domain and tetratricopeptide repeat-containing protein 2 isoform X2, yielding MCNMGNTISQEDISPAELDALWREPPYTLGGTHEHFPGNYIMTEGGGEDEDGLVVESDEGALDVENYWKQKEAFHKGSRVTLGEKCSSEIVLFFTGRRRSSEDPDRALQEALRTRLRVVESNSKDVIQLFKDLSARLVSVHAEKDSFVLTFKTAEEIWKFSTYLSLGFVARCLENFLCDQSFWLEPKLLSDLEIKVTVDEDHLATLFLELILQEGSFFAKALYTRIEEDDEDQLSFKKNDLLMVKDTGQEDMWEGTMLSTGQHGLVPVNATQPLPYPFYQWFLRNYPGYAGCSTTENEAFEHPLVTGSCVAVVDYNPTVQDELQLSQGDIVEIQGLLVRGVGVFVGKHVSTGLTGFVNKAHVKPLDAKSLERHLVFLTEEERATLAQTSPVSSEPCESTLLERLFSSDISFVYRLDRLDESDFMYIRNRPKRDHKIPASARQSAMSEKSGGTPPYHSSPRVSVYQSNSTLVQDVECLSFNLDDTFKELSEFQEEPPLFLEESSWEGDESEIGDPTLTLLNHDHFKEDFLPLYDLQCSFLWVTFSGKGESELSVQLESVRECAKRMGMRWAHRRACFLLGRLCARKLKLSQARVYYEEALSVCVNSFNDTPLFNALLTNLTAIYLKQRMSDKLPNTLEKACAMLLCLPNHTYTSSDEIEPLKLLLRRAMVTGDKNLEARVCYLISSLFLLLRKPDDALPFVERLQFLSSTLSANDGLAVAPLDLNWLLSLLYHRKYMPYLVLASLSLDSRQDHSLQDAFQRIERFIRNSARLNPFWKEGTSLLPAQIVVYLLQALTIAEKNGDLKIQRDLCLGLASVYQQYAALDKAVCCAQRAVETGGFINEEEGFEASVLLGWLLVLTGQAEKALSILQPQLVSRQGSDNSTQRGVIHNLLALCLRQRGCISEAGWQLHSALVIARESGNQRNQALALANLGCLALDAGACVLGEHFLVRSLKLFRELRESPTDEEHVQTFLWLGRSYKSRGKSHQVRICYEMGFLIALQARNLPSQLVVAKVLSRLYSDMLLYGQSIVYYEHCVSVARELKDKRLEGEYLEILSSLYLTLNTEKSSRKSLDYTKQSLRISIDLGKREEESETWLQVGRIYYLIQEDELADMYLQAAVKTALRMNDPRFSMSIYEEAGDVYFKGHRNRMASVPFYRDGSLPFSRSAKDIHSEFRLLSKLTELLMGHGEQEEALQYATLAVEIANKTDVHMNERTAYHRLATIYYGLQQYEMAENYYLKSLSFCPPVMQHPMEARYYTRVYCRLGNLTLHKFKDSYDALGYFHLALAAALEDQANPDALFVVYMKLAEIHSNHVPDDHLCKLYGDRARSLKKVLSGVAKSDGNEEIGKDSIKDDDSDPFRTTCRTQVDTHRDTEIPGEVEKWRQDKDILSSSVTNNQMCDVPPLTLSQSYSESILTESFDTAREHMSDSCSSTDTVQTQPKPINGKDLTSSDISLQPEKKTVMDLRLDREEFILLDSSGDPPTS
- the sh3tc2 gene encoding SH3 domain and tetratricopeptide repeat-containing protein 2 isoform X4; its protein translation is MALIPGSCRFLGQMASCCCRPLLNSSCCGPLIKICLSSFTDISPAELDALWREPPYTLGGTHEHFPGNYIMTEGGGEDEDGLVVESDEGALDVENYWKQKEAFHKGSRVTLGEKCSSEIVLFFTGRRRSSEDPDRALQEALRTRLRVVESNSKDVIQLFKDLSARLVSVHAEKDSFVLTFKTAEEIWKFSTYLSLGFVARCLENFLCDQSFWLEPKLLSDLEIKVTVDEDHLATLFLELILQEGSFFAKALYTRIEEDDEDQLSFKKNDLLMVKDTGQEDMWEGTMLSTGQHGLVPVNATQPLPYPFYQWFLRNYPGYAGCSTTENEAFEHPLVTGSCVAVVDYNPTVQDELQLSQGDIVEIQGLLVRGVGVFVGKHVSTGLTGFVNKAHVKPLDAKSLERHLVFLTEEERATLAQTSPVSSEPCESTLLERLFSSDISFVYRLDRLDESDFMYIRNRPKRDHKIPASARQSAMSEKSGGTPPYHSSPRVSVYQSNSTLVQDVECLSFNLDDTFKELSEFQEEPPLFLEESSWEGDESEIGDPTLTLLNHDHFKEDFLPLYDLQCSFLWVTFSGKGESELSVQLESVRECAKRMGMRWAHRRACFLLGRLCARKLKLSQARVYYEEALSVCVNSFNDTPLFNALLTNLTAIYLKQRMSDKLPNTLEKACAMLLCLPNHTYTSSDEIEPLKLLLRRAMVTGDKNLEARVCYLISSLFLLLRKPDDALPFVERLQFLSSTLSANDGLAVAPLDLNWLLSLLYHRKYMPYLVLASLSLDSRQDHSLQDAFQRIERFIRNSARLNPFWKEGTSLLPAQIVVYLLQALTIAEKNGDLKIQRDLCLGLASVYQQYAALDKAVCCAQRAVETGGFINEEEGFEASVLLGWLLVLTGQAEKALSILQPQLVSRQGSDNSTQRGVIHNLLALCLRQRGCISEAGWQLHSALVIARESGNQRNQALALANLGCLALDAGACVLGEHFLVRSLKLFRELRESPTDEEHVQTFLWLGRSYKSRGKSHQVRICYEMGFLIALQARNLPSQLVVAKVLSRLYSDMLLYGQSIVYYEHCVSVARELKDKRLEGEYLEILSSLYLTLNTEKSSRKSLDYTKQSLRISIDLGKREEESETWLQVGRIYYLIQEDELADMYLQAAVKTALRMNDPRFSMSIYEEAGDVYFKGHRNRMASVPFYRDGSLPFSRSAKDIHSEFRLLSKLTELLMGHGEQEEALQYATLAVEIANKTGIGKATELNADLYRFIAASFIVFADVHMNERTAYHRLATIYYGLQQYEMAENYYLKSLSFCPPVMQHPMEARYYTRVYCRLGNLTLHKFKDSYDALGYFHLALAAALEDQANPDALFVVYMKLAEIHSNHVPDDHLCKLYGDRARSLKKVLSGVAKSDGNEEIGKDSIKDDDSDPFRTTCRTQVDTHRDTEIPGEVEKWRQDKDILSSSVTNNQMCDVPPLTLSQSYSESILTESFDTAREHMSDSCSSTDTVQTQPKPINGKDLTSSDISLQPEKKTVMDLRLDREEFILLDSSGDPPTS